The genome window ATTGATCAGGCACGCATCGGCGTCCGTAGACTTCTCCCGAGCGTAAAATCGCCCTTCAACCAACTCAAGCCCCAGTACATCGGAGAATTCGTAATCTGCACTGAAACGTTGAAAAGGGGTTAGCTGGTCATCCGGAACGCCCTCCAGCTTTACTCCACCGATGGAAAACGCCTCTCCAAAGATCGTGGACGACCGTCCCATTGCCAGGATTTCGGGATGTCTGAGCGAGTTATTTCTGAATACCTCATAGCCGCGCTCCGGCAGATCGATGATGACGACGCCACCTTGCTCAAACCCCAGGTCTTCGCTCATTATGTAGTCAAGCTGATCCGAGATCGTCCACGTGCCGATGATCAGGACGACTGAGACGGTAAACTGAAACACGATGAGTATTCTGCGGAAGATCGCGCCAGTGGTCCCGGATACAGACGAGCCCCGCAACACGGCTGTCGGCAGGAAGGAAGAAATGACGAACGCGGGATAGGTACCCGCGAGCATCCCGACGAGCAGGACCACACCCGCGAGCATCAGCATCGTGTCCGTCGTGAATTCCAGGATGATGTGCTGGTTGAACAGATTGTTGATAGAGGGCAGCAGCGCCTGAAGCAACACGATGGACAGTCCCAGGGCGAACAAAGTCAACAACACCGATTCGCCCATGTATTGCAGCATGGCGTGAGCCCGCGTGCCGCCCAGCACCTTTCGCATACCCACTTCACTCGCACGACTCATCGACCTGGCTGTCGTCAGATTGACGAAGTTGGCACAGGCGAGCACCAGTATGAAGGCCGCCAGAAGGAAGGCGACATAGACGGTGCGGATATCCCCGGTGCCGCCTCCTTGCATCAAATCGTAGGTGTACAGGTGTATTTCACCGACAGGCCGGAGATAGGGATTCGCTTCGGCGCCGAAAGCCCGCAGTCGATCTCCGAGGTATCTTTCGATGAAATCGGGCAATTGCTCGTCCAGTTCCAAGGCGGAATACCCTTCTCGCAAGAGGAGGTAGGTATAGACGGTGTAATTGAGACCTTGATCCTGCATGTTGGCGGGCTCGCCCCAACCCAATGACTCGAGCGTGACGTAGGAGATCAGGAAATCGAAGTGCACGTGAGAATTCTCCGGAAGGTCGTACACGACGCCCGACACAGTCAGCGGCAGCGTGTTGCCTTTCCCCAGGTCCAGGGTGATCGGAGAACCCGTGGGATCCGTCTCGCCAAAGCATGTATTCGCCATGGATTCCGAAAGGACGACCGTATGAGGTCTGGTCAGGGCCGTGGCGGGCGTGCCTCTGGCCAGGGGCACGGTGAAGACGTCGAACAGGGTCGAATCGGCAAAGAAAGACGCCTTGCCGCGTACCGACCTGTTTTCAAGCTGTACCAACTGCTGTTCAGACAACGGCCGCAGCCTGGTCAAGTTTTCTATGGACGGGTAGTCGGCAAGTAACACGGGGCCCCAGGCCGATGGCGTTGTGCCGGTCTTGTTCTCGGTGCCGCCAAAAAAGATACTGCCTTCAATCCGGTACATGCGGTCTTGCTTCAAATTGTAATCGTCATAACTGGTTTCGTACCGAATGTAGAGCAGCATCAGGATGCATCCCGCCAGGCCAAGGGTGAGACCGATTACGTTGACCAGAGAATACCCCTTGTGTTTCAAAAGATTCCGTATGGCTGTCGTAATGTAGTTGCGTATCATGTCACACCTCCGTACCTCAGGTTTATGTCACGAATTCAGTCTCTTCAAAGCTGGACTCACTCCCCCCTCGGCCCCGTCACGTCCCGGCGGAGGAAGAGCCAGAACGCGGCCGCACCGGTCACGACGGTGTAGGCGAACATGACGAGGAGTGGATTAAGGTACAAATCAACAAAGGAGGCAAAGACGCTTGCGCCTTCATTTGCGGGCAGCACGAAATCGATCTGCGAGACCATCATGACGTTGGGCGCGAGCATGTAGTCGCCGACGTTCGGACTGAACAGCGCGATGAGAGGGTTGACGGTTAGAATCTCAAATAAGAGATGCACCAGCGTGATCGAAACGCCAGCCGTCCCCGAGCTCGTCAACACCGTAAAGAACAGGGACACCACGATGTATGGAAGCAGTATGCAGATCACCTTGCCGAATAACACCGCCGCGGACGACCACTGGCCGGCATCCGCGGTGATCAGGTCTTCACCGGTCAGGAGCGCCGCCACCAGGCTGCTGACCACGACCACAAGGGACAAGATGAGCAACCCGGCGCCTGACGTCAGCGCTATCGACAGCGCCTTCGCGCCCAGGAACTCCCAGCGCCTCACGCCTCTACTCATTACCGGCCGAAAGGTTCCCAGAGTGTATTCCCTTCCGAAAAAGGACGCGGCCAGGATGATGACCAGGACGAGCACGGTATCCTTAACGGATTTCAAACCGTTGGCCAGACTGCCCGGAAGGATGCAGTGATTCGCGAAACGTTGCCTTCCGGTTTCAAACTGGTCTCGGATTTCGGGACACCGCTCCCGGAGAGTTTCCACTTCCTGCCGGGCCTGTTCCCGGAACTCGTCTGGAACGTCCGTCAGAAGGGAATCAACCGTCCCATCCTCGATGTCGTCACAGGAAACCCGGATGACCGACTCCTCTTCGCCCGCATTCGCCGGTACCGAGACGACGACGTACTGATCGGCAGGGGCGGAATCATACATCGTGGTGTAGGCGACCCAGAAATAGATTTGGTTGAGCATGACAAGCACGGCCAGGATTATCCAGGGCATCCGTAGCCGCCGGAGTTTGAACAACTCCCATCGCGTGAGGTGCAGTATTCGGCGTATCATGAGTCCTCCCCTTCACTGCTGCCCGTGACTTTGAAGTAGTATTGCTCCAGGGACATCTGCTCCGCTGACATCTCGGCGACGTAGACGTCCGAGCGGCCGAGGGCTGCAGTCAGTTCCGGCGATCGTTCCGTGGGGACCGCAACCAGGATTTTTCCGTCCTCCACGGTGATCTCCCCGACCCACTCCAGAGCGGACAGTATTTCCATCGCTTTTTCGTTATCGGTGGTACGAACGCGAAGCTGATTCGCGGCCAGCGAGTGGACCAGGTCGTCGAGTCGGCCCTGGACGACGAGTCTGCCCCGTGAAAGGATGGCGACGCTGTCGCACACCTGCTCGACTTCGTGCAACAGGTGGCTCGACAGGAGCACGGTACGGCCTCCGGTCCCGAGGCTTCGGATCAACTCCCTGATTTCGGCCATGCCTTCCGGGTCCATGCCGTTGGTGGGCTCGTCCAAAAACAGGATTTCGGGGTCGCCGAGAAGGACGCACGCCAGTCCCAGCCGCTGCTTCATACCCTGGGAGTAGGTGCGGAAGCGGTCGTTCGCGCGACCGCCGAGCCCCACCTTTTCAAGCAGTTCGCTCAATTCTTCGCGGTTGCTCTTCCCGGATATGCCCTGGAAGTAGGCGAGGTTGTCTCGGCCGGACAGGTCGGGATAGAAACAGGGGGTCTCCACGATGGCGCCAGTGCGGCGCAGGGCTTCCCGGTGGGAGATGCCGGCGTCCAGCAGCCTGAAACGGCCCGAGGTAGGCTTCACGAGTCCGAGCAGCATACCCATGGTGGTCGTCTTGCCCGAACCGTTGGGACCAAGCAGTCCGAAGATCTGACCGCGCGGCACCGTCAGCGAGAGCCCGTCCACGGCTACGATGCGGCCGTAGTGTTTGGTGAGGGATTCGGTCCGTATGGCGAAGTTGTTGGAATTCATCTGATCCGCCTCCTTCACAAGTTGGTCTGAAGCATCTACCCATAAAGGAACGGAAAGCCGGACCGGATTTCTATAGGGTGTATCCCTATTTCGCGGGTTTTTTAACCGGAATCGAAGAAAAACTTGATGCCGGTCTTGGACGGGGTGGTGCGTCTGCTTTAAACGAACGTGCTCATTCTTCCAGATTTATCAGACCAAGTTTGATGGCCGATCGGATCAGATCGGGGAGACTGTGCGTGTTTAGTTTCGCCATCAGATTGATGCGATGGTTTTGCACGGTTTTTGCACTAATTCGCATGGTTTCAGCAATCTGCCGATTGGATCGTCCCGATGCGATCAGTCGAAGGACTTCGTGCTCACGGGGAGTCAGCCGGGGCGGCGTACCCTGGGGGTTCTCCCAATACTGGTCATCGGCATGATCCATGGCCCGGGATTGGTACGTGACGCCCCTGCAGACTGTACGTATCGCTTTGACCAACTCTTCGCCGGCTGATTTCTTTAGCACGTAGCCCCGGGCGCCGTTGTCCAGCGCTTTCCGGATCAGTTCGGGATCCGAATGCATCGACATCATGACCACCTGGATCTCGGAAAACGACGCGCGTATCCTCCTTGTCGCTTCTATACCGCCGATACCGGGCATCTCGACGTCCATCACGATGACGTCTGTCCGAACTCGATGCACAACATCCATCACGTCCCGGCCGTCCGTAGCCTCGGCGACTACTTGAATATCGGGTTCCTTCGAGAGCAGATCCCGAAGGCCATGCCGAATCAGGTGATGATCGTCTGCTATGATCACTCGTATCATGTGTGTTCCGTGATTCGTCCTGCCGTCCCAATGTTGGCTTCAGATTAATCCGACTCTTGCTCAATTTTAACACTGAAAAAGAGAAAATTCCATAGGGTGTTTCCCTATGTTCCGTATTTTCGGACGGTCTTAGGGGGTTGAAGAAGGTGATAGAGGTGGACTGCGGCCAACCGGATCACTACCGTTCGGGGAAAGACAACGGCTCATTCATCCAGGAAGGCGAGACGGTGCTTGAGCGCTACGAGTATGAGATCCGGCAGGCTGTGGACTTCCAGCTTTTTCATCAGGATCGCACGGTGTTTTTCCACGGTCTTGGCGCTGATGCTCAGGACCTCCGCGGCGGCCTGGTTGGTATGTCCCTCGACGATGAGCTGAAGTATCTCCCGTTCGCGGGATGTAAGCTGCTCCAGAACGGTAGATGACTCATTCGTCGATTCCGTCTGCAGGAATCCCGATAGCACCGTTTGGGCAATCGAAGGAGAAAGATAGATTTCGCCCTTGTTGGCGGACCGGACAGCGATCAGGAGTTCCTCCACGACGGAGTTCTTGAGGAGATACCCGCTGGCCCCGCATCGGAGTGCCTGGCGAACCACGTCCTCTTCCGAATGTATGGATAGTATGACGACGCGGGTATCGACGGATAGCGTCTGAATCCGCCGCGTGGTCTCGATACCGTTCAGCAACGGCATGGCGATATCCAACATGGCTACATCCGGTCTCTTCCGTTGTACAAGGTCCAGTGTCTCGTGACCATCGGCCGCTTCGCCGACAACTTCCATGTCCTCGGCCTTTTCGATCAGCGATACGATGCTTTGACGGACCAGTTGGTGATCGTCGGCTATAACGATCCTGATCATTTCTCCTCCAGAGGAATGGTAGCGACCAGACGGGCTCCCGCGCCTGGTTTCGAGTGCACCTTCATACGGCCGTTCAGCGATTCGAGGCGTTCCTGCATATCGATCAAACCGATTCCTGTTTCATTCTGATCGGAAAGTGTATCTGCAAGATCAAAGCCCTGGCCGTTATCCTGTATTGATAGTTGCACCACTTCACCATTGCGTTTCAAGCTTACATCAACGTGAGAGGCTTGTCCGTGTTTGGCACAGTTCGTCAGCCCTTCCTGCAGTATACGATACAGGCAGATATCGAGTGGATTCGAGATCGCTGTAGTATCCATGCCAACGTATGAGACCGGTATCTGAGTTTGTTGCGTGAAACGCTTGCAAAGTCCTTCCAATGCTGAATTCAGCCCGACTGTATCCAGTGTCGGAGGACGAAGATTATGGGAGATCGCACGTAGTTTCTCCAGCGTATCGTCGGCCAGTACTACAGCGTCATTCAGCCGTGCTGCAGTGTGATCGGTATTCCCGGACAACTCGTTCCGGGTTATCTCCAGGCTCATTTTCAGCGCCGTAAGCGCCTGTCCGGTATCATCATGGAGATCCCGCGCCAGCCGACGTCTTTCAGATTCCTGAATGTTGATGAGTCGGTTGGAAAGTCTCTTGAGGCGTTGTGTCTGCATTCTCAGCGATGTATTTGCCTTTATGTTTTTCAGCACCATCTCCAACTCGGCAGCCAGTACCAGTAACTGTTCTTTTTCTTCGCCGGTAAAGGGCTCTTCCGAGACTTTGGCTCCAATTGCGATACAACCTTGAGTATGCAATTCACCACGTAGTAAGATGATGAGTTCGTAACCGAGATCTGAAACCCGATTCCGGACATAAGGGTCTTCAGACTCGACTAATGGTCGTTCTGGAGACATCAGCTTCAACAACGCTTCGATTTGGCCAATTGACGCACTGAAGAAGGCTTGGTCTTTTTTGGGCTCACTGTTGAACTTCTTGTTTACGTCGTACCAGGCAACCGATATCGACTTCCGAGGTCCATCGTTGAGGTAGATTGCTACATATGAGATGTCCAGCACCTCGAGCAGTTCACTTCCTGTACCATTAAGAAGGGCGTTTCGATCCTGAAAATGCGTTAACTCGCGTCTGAGCCTGAAGAGTCGCTGCCGGTTCTCGATTTCATCACGAAACAGGTATCGGTCTATAAACCGGATGACGGCTGGTTTTGCCAGGGTCCAGCCTCCGACGAGTATCAGGATGAATCCCGCGGTAACAACCATAATCAACAGGTCGGAGACTTCTACACCAGTAGCCGCGAACGTTATCGTTTCATAGATAATCAGGAGCAACCCGAGACTCAGCAGGAGATTCACACCCTGGTTGGATATAAATTGCCGAAGGCTTTTTCCGACGATGAACCTGAGGCCGAATACCCGGTGAGCCAGCACTGAATATGCAAAGGAGAGCGGCAAAATGCACTTCAACCCGACGAGGACAACATGATCGAGCAACCAGACGAGCAACGGAAATATGGCACCTTGCAGCGGTACCATAACCCATGTGACCATGAGTGTGCCTGGTTGAGTTATGGTCCAAACCGGTGCTAAAACGAAGGCTGACACAAATCCGACGTTGATGAACTGCAGGCGCGTGTACTGCTGTCGACGCGCGACGGATCGTTGGGCGAGAAGCAGGCAGGCCGCTATTAAAACAACAAGAACGGGTAACGCAGGGACTGGAACGGATTCAACCAGAGAGATGATGGTTTGTATCGAATCACTGTTCCAGCCATTGGTCAGACTTAGAAGATAGATAATTCGAAGGACGATCCAGGCGAAGAACGGTATCAGAATCCACGACGCCCGTTTTCGCATCCATGATCCGAGTTCGGTTTCGGTTGGGAATACGGTCAGGATGCTGAACAGGAGCCAGAACTCAAGGAAGTAAGCCAGGGTAATGACGAATATACTGAGTGATAATATCCAATCAGGCCAACCGGCGATCATGGGATGGAATGCAGGCGACACGGAGAGCGCTGTCGCGAGAAAGAGCAAGGCGCATTGAAAAGCGGTTTTATTGCCTGGACGCCTGAACCCCATCCACGTTCCGAAGACCAGCAGGACCATTGGAAAGATCAGATAGGGACCTCGCTGGAACCAGGTCATCGCGCCTGCGCTCAGTACGAGTTCCTCCTGATTGACCTCGACGGCGTACCGTACATGTTCTGTGGCCTCAAGCGTGAGGATACCGTTTTGCATATTGCCGTCGCGAAGCCAGGCGAGATTGAATTGGTCACCGGGCTTGCTCCGCAAACGCGCCTGGAAATAGGCTTCCGGACGTGTCCTGAGATCCGTCCCATCGATGGAGATCACCAAATCGCCCGGTCGCAATCCGGCTCTGTCCGCAGGGCTGTCCGCGTCTACTTGCGTGACTTTAATACCGCCGTCCTCGCGTATGCGAACGAGATGGAACCACGTGCCCTCCTGCAGATTGTTCACCGCGCTTTTCGTCAGTCCCTTCGTCTGTATCATTTCATTTCCGAAGAACTGGATGCCCGGCGACCAGTGCTCGATCTGTGTAAACCGGACCAGCGTCCACACGACCAGACCCATCTGTGCGCATAGCGCAACGACAAGCGTGCTGAGCAAAAAGTAACGCAGTCCGATTGTTTTTAGAGGTTTCAACGGTAGGCTACATGGATGAGTAGGCAACGGACAAACGAGATGCCGCAAACCGGAATCTTCGTATCCTGCCATATTTCAATGCAATGGTGTAATTACATACATAGTCGACCAGCGGGTTGATGTCAACTATGGGTGATGGGATCAGTCTGGCGCAATGGCCTAAAACCTTGACACCTGAAGCCGGATCGCAACATATTAGAGTTTTCCCTGAAAGTTGACGGTCGTACAGACGATCTTACTGAAAAAAGCGTAATACTAAGGAAAGCGCAGTCCCGAAGAGGAGGGGTGTTCGTGAAGGAATATAACATCGAAAAAATCAGAAACATTTGCCTCGCGGGCCACGGGGGGAGCGGCAAGACCTCCCTGGCGGAAGCCATGCTCTTCAACACCGGCGCCACGAACCGGCTCGGTAGCGTGGACGACGGCAACACGGTTTCGGACTACCGCGAGGAAGAGATCGAACACCGCATTTCCATGAACCTGACGCCGCTGTACTGCGAGTGGAACGACCACGACCTCCATATTCTCGACACCCCGGGTTATTCCGATTTCACCAGCGAAGTGCACTGCGCGATGCGCGTCACCGACAACGTGGCCATCGTGGTCAAGGCCATCGAAGGCATCGAGGTGGAGACGGAGCGCGCCTGGGAATACGCGGATCAGTACGGCCTGCCCCGCATGGTGGTGGTCAATCTCCTGGACAAGGAACACGCCGACTTCTACGACGCGCTGGGCCGCCTGCAGGAACGCTTCGGCACGCAGGCCGTTCCTGTCCAGATTCCGATTGGAGAGGCCGATGGATTCTCGGGTGTCGTCGACCTGGTCGCCATGAAGGCGGTGACGTTCGTGGGCGGCGACGGCAAGGGCAAGCGCTCCGAGATCCCCGGAGACCTCGCCGACCAGGCGGAGGAACACCGGGAAAAATTGGTAGAAACCGTGGCGGAATCCGACGACGAACTGCTGGAGGTCTACTTCGAAGAAGGCGCGTTGACCGATGAGCAGCTCCTCGAAGGGTTGCGCAAGGGGGTGAAGGACGGCGCCATCTTCCCCGTGCTGGCGACGTGCGCCTCTGCAAACATCGGCGTCTCCGGCGTGATGGACGCGGCGGCCGCGTACATGGCTTCTCCGGCGGACCGTCCGGCGGTGTCGGCAACCCCATCGAGCGGCGGCGAGGAAGTCGCGCTGGACCCGGATCCGTCCGGCCCGCTGGCCGCGCTGGTGTTCAAGACGGTCTCCGAGGCCCATATCGGGGAACTGACCTACTTCCGGGTTTTTTCCGGAGAAATCAAGCACGGCGGCGACGTGTACAATTCAACGAAGAACACGTCGGAACGGTTCGGCCAGATCTACCACACCAACGGTCACGCCCGCAATGAACTGAACGTCATCCGCGCCGGCGAGATCGGGGCCACCGTGAAACTGAAGGACACCCACACCGGCGACTCCCTGGGTACGCGGCAGAAGTCCTTCGGCCTGGAATGGGTGGACTTCGCCGAGCCCGTGGCGAACGTGGCCATCCTGCCGAAGAGCAAAGACGACGAGGAGAAGATCAGTACCGGCCTTTCCCGGCTTCACGAAGAGGATCCCTCCTTCACCTTCCGGTACAATTCCGAGATCAAGCAGCTGATCCTGGCCGGGGCCGGTGAAATGCACCTTGACCTCATCGTAGAGCGCCTGAGCCGCCGTTTCGGCGTGGAAGTCGAGATGGTGCAGCCGCGCATCCCTTACCGGGAAGCGATCAAGGGCAAGTCCGAGGCCCAGGGCCGGTTCAAGCGGCAGAGTGGCGGTCGCGGCCAGTTCGGCGACGTCTGGTTGCGCGTGGAACCCAGGCAGCGCGGTGAAGGGTACGAATTCGACAACGGCATCGTCGGCGGCGCGGTCCCCAGCCGGTTCATTCCGGCCGTGGACAAGGGCATCCAGGAAGCCATGGTGGAGGGCGTGGTCGCCAAGTATCCGGTGGTTGACCTGAAGGCCACGCTGTACGACGGCTCCTTCCACACCGTCGATTCGTCCGAAATGGCCTTCAAAGTCGCCGCGTCCATGGGGTTCAAGAAGGCCTTCTTGGAAGCCCGTCCCGTCCTGCTCGAACCGATCTACGAAGTGGATGTGGTCGTCCCCGAAGACTACATGGGCGACGTAATGGGCGATCTTTCCAGCCGGCGTGGCCGCATCCTGGGCATGTCGCCCCGGGGGAGTAACCAGGTGGTCCGGGCGGAAGTGCCCCTGGCCGAACTGTATCGGTACTCCACCGTGCTGCGGTCCATCACGCACGGTCGCGGAAGCCATGCGCGGAAATTCGTCCGCTACGAGGAAATGCCCAGGGAAATCGAAACCAAGGTCATCGAAGAGTCCAAGGCCCTGGAAGAGGAATAGCGGCGGCGTAGTAAGCGCGGCGGGAAGGTCTCGGCACGAACATGTGCCGCGAGTCGCCGGACCGACGCACGAAAGTCTGAATAAATGGATCCTTTACTTAAAGTAGATAACCTTTCGACCCACTTCCTCACCCGCGGCGGTGCGGTGCGTGCCGTGGACGACGTCAGTTTCGAGGTGGCGGAAGGCGAAACGGTGGGCATCGTGGGGGAAAGCGGTTGCGGCAAGAGCGCCACGGTGCTTTCCATCATGCGGCTCATCCCGAGCCCCCCGGGCCGCATCGTCAGCGGCAACATCCTTTTCCGGCCCGGCGCCGACGAACCCGCGGTCGACCTGCGCACCATTCCCGAATCCGAAATGCAGGAGATCCGGGGCAATATCGTCTCCATGGTGTTCCAGGACCCCATGACGTCGCTCAACCCGGTGCTGACCATAGGGTGGCAGCTGCGGGAACCGCTACAGCTTCATCTCGGCCTCGACAAGAAGCAGGCCACGGATCGCAGCATCGAACTGCTGCAGATGGTCAACATCCCGAGTCCGGAGCAGCGCCTGAACGACTACCCCCACCAGTTCAGCGGGGGGATGCGGCAGCGCGTCATGATCGCCATGGCCATCGCGTGCAACCCGAAGCTGCTCATCGCCGACGAGCCGACCACGGCGCTGGACGTCACCATACAGGCGCAGATCCTGGAACTGATGATGAAGCTCCAGGAAGAACTGAACATGTCCGTCGTCATCATCACCCACGACCTCGGCGTGGTGGGCGAGGTGTGCGACCGGGTGATCGTCATGTACGCCGGCCGGATCATCGAATCGGGGCCGGTGGACACGCTGCTCGACGATCCGAAGCACCCCTATACCCACGGGCTGCTGCAGTCCGTGCCCAAGCTGGGTCCCACGGTGAAGGAACGCATGGAACCCATCGACGGCGTGCCACCGAACCTGATCCAGCTGCCGCCCGGCTGCCGGTTCGCGCCCCGGTGTCCGAGCCGTTTCGACCGGTGCGAGGAAGATCCGGCGCTGAAGGACGTGGCCTCGGAGCACGACTGCGCCTGCTGGCTGTATTAAACCCTGGAGGACGCGTTGAACGAGCCTCTGCTGCAACTGGACAACGTAGTCAAGCACTTCGAACTGGAAGAAGGGATGGGCCGCAAGGAGGAAGGCGGCACCGTCCGGGCCCTGGACGGCGTCTCCTTTTCCATCAATCGCGGCGAGACCTTCGGCCTGGTGGGCGAGAGCGGCTGCGGGAAGTCCACCCTGGGACTGACCGTGTTGCAACTGTACCGCCCCACGGCGGGGAAGGTCTTCTTCGAAGGCAACGACCTGGCGGACATGTCCGAGGATGACCTGAAGCCCATTCGCAAGCGGCTCCAGATGATCTTCCAGGACCCCTACGCCTCGCTGGACCCGCGCATGACGGTGGGGAACATTGTTCAGGAACCCCTCGACATCCATCGTGTGGGCAACCGGCAGGAACGCAGGACGAGGCTGGTCAGTCTCCTCGAGATGGTGG of Gemmatimonadota bacterium contains these proteins:
- a CDS encoding PDZ domain-containing protein, with the protein product MAGYEDSGLRHLVCPLPTHPCSLPLKPLKTIGLRYFLLSTLVVALCAQMGLVVWTLVRFTQIEHWSPGIQFFGNEMIQTKGLTKSAVNNLQEGTWFHLVRIREDGGIKVTQVDADSPADRAGLRPGDLVISIDGTDLRTRPEAYFQARLRSKPGDQFNLAWLRDGNMQNGILTLEATEHVRYAVEVNQEELVLSAGAMTWFQRGPYLIFPMVLLVFGTWMGFRRPGNKTAFQCALLFLATALSVSPAFHPMIAGWPDWILSLSIFVITLAYFLEFWLLFSILTVFPTETELGSWMRKRASWILIPFFAWIVLRIIYLLSLTNGWNSDSIQTIISLVESVPVPALPVLVVLIAACLLLAQRSVARRQQYTRLQFINVGFVSAFVLAPVWTITQPGTLMVTWVMVPLQGAIFPLLVWLLDHVVLVGLKCILPLSFAYSVLAHRVFGLRFIVGKSLRQFISNQGVNLLLSLGLLLIIYETITFAATGVEVSDLLIMVVTAGFILILVGGWTLAKPAVIRFIDRYLFRDEIENRQRLFRLRRELTHFQDRNALLNGTGSELLEVLDISYVAIYLNDGPRKSISVAWYDVNKKFNSEPKKDQAFFSASIGQIEALLKLMSPERPLVESEDPYVRNRVSDLGYELIILLRGELHTQGCIAIGAKVSEEPFTGEEKEQLLVLAAELEMVLKNIKANTSLRMQTQRLKRLSNRLINIQESERRRLARDLHDDTGQALTALKMSLEITRNELSGNTDHTAARLNDAVVLADDTLEKLRAISHNLRPPTLDTVGLNSALEGLCKRFTQQTQIPVSYVGMDTTAISNPLDICLYRILQEGLTNCAKHGQASHVDVSLKRNGEVVQLSIQDNGQGFDLADTLSDQNETGIGLIDMQERLESLNGRMKVHSKPGAGARLVATIPLEEK
- a CDS encoding response regulator transcription factor; its protein translation is MIRIVIADDHQLVRQSIVSLIEKAEDMEVVGEAADGHETLDLVQRKRPDVAMLDIAMPLLNGIETTRRIQTLSVDTRVVILSIHSEEDVVRQALRCGASGYLLKNSVVEELLIAVRSANKGEIYLSPSIAQTVLSGFLQTESTNESSTVLEQLTSREREILQLIVEGHTNQAAAEVLSISAKTVEKHRAILMKKLEVHSLPDLILVALKHRLAFLDE
- a CDS encoding response regulator transcription factor, encoding MIRVIIADDHHLIRHGLRDLLSKEPDIQVVAEATDGRDVMDVVHRVRTDVIVMDVEMPGIGGIEATRRIRASFSEIQVVMMSMHSDPELIRKALDNGARGYVLKKSAGEELVKAIRTVCRGVTYQSRAMDHADDQYWENPQGTPPRLTPREHEVLRLIASGRSNRQIAETMRISAKTVQNHRINLMAKLNTHSLPDLIRSAIKLGLINLEE
- a CDS encoding ABC transporter ATP-binding protein, yielding MNSNNFAIRTESLTKHYGRIVAVDGLSLTVPRGQIFGLLGPNGSGKTTTMGMLLGLVKPTSGRFRLLDAGISHREALRRTGAIVETPCFYPDLSGRDNLAYFQGISGKSNREELSELLEKVGLGGRANDRFRTYSQGMKQRLGLACVLLGDPEILFLDEPTNGMDPEGMAEIRELIRSLGTGGRTVLLSSHLLHEVEQVCDSVAILSRGRLVVQGRLDDLVHSLAANQLRVRTTDNEKAMEILSALEWVGEITVEDGKILVAVPTERSPELTAALGRSDVYVAEMSAEQMSLEQYYFKVTGSSEGEDS
- a CDS encoding FtsX-like permease family protein, translating into MIRNYITTAIRNLLKHKGYSLVNVIGLTLGLAGCILMLLYIRYETSYDDYNLKQDRMYRIEGSIFFGGTENKTGTTPSAWGPVLLADYPSIENLTRLRPLSEQQLVQLENRSVRGKASFFADSTLFDVFTVPLARGTPATALTRPHTVVLSESMANTCFGETDPTGSPITLDLGKGNTLPLTVSGVVYDLPENSHVHFDFLISYVTLESLGWGEPANMQDQGLNYTVYTYLLLREGYSALELDEQLPDFIERYLGDRLRAFGAEANPYLRPVGEIHLYTYDLMQGGGTGDIRTVYVAFLLAAFILVLACANFVNLTTARSMSRASEVGMRKVLGGTRAHAMLQYMGESVLLTLFALGLSIVLLQALLPSINNLFNQHIILEFTTDTMLMLAGVVLLVGMLAGTYPAFVISSFLPTAVLRGSSVSGTTGAIFRRILIVFQFTVSVVLIIGTWTISDQLDYIMSEDLGFEQGGVVIIDLPERGYEVFRNNSLRHPEILAMGRSSTIFGEAFSIGGVKLEGVPDDQLTPFQRFSADYEFSDVLGLELVEGRFYAREKSTDADACLINETAVRVLGLQDPVGTELLGPDKLDNEWVRCEVIGVVRDFNVESLRQGIHPMRIALAQYGGQYGSIVVKIDSGNEANALRILRDQWNQVYPDLPEPEFALMTDKVAGLYEDDHILRTVFTAGSTVSILIACLGLLGLSAFMVQRRIREIGVRKVMGATVGQVVVLLYREFTLYVLIAWVVGIPLIYYMADVWLRDFAYRIEPSPLTFIFAGVVVMLVTWFTVGFQTVKAAETNPVEVLRG
- the fusA gene encoding elongation factor G; its protein translation is MKEYNIEKIRNICLAGHGGSGKTSLAEAMLFNTGATNRLGSVDDGNTVSDYREEEIEHRISMNLTPLYCEWNDHDLHILDTPGYSDFTSEVHCAMRVTDNVAIVVKAIEGIEVETERAWEYADQYGLPRMVVVNLLDKEHADFYDALGRLQERFGTQAVPVQIPIGEADGFSGVVDLVAMKAVTFVGGDGKGKRSEIPGDLADQAEEHREKLVETVAESDDELLEVYFEEGALTDEQLLEGLRKGVKDGAIFPVLATCASANIGVSGVMDAAAAYMASPADRPAVSATPSSGGEEVALDPDPSGPLAALVFKTVSEAHIGELTYFRVFSGEIKHGGDVYNSTKNTSERFGQIYHTNGHARNELNVIRAGEIGATVKLKDTHTGDSLGTRQKSFGLEWVDFAEPVANVAILPKSKDDEEKISTGLSRLHEEDPSFTFRYNSEIKQLILAGAGEMHLDLIVERLSRRFGVEVEMVQPRIPYREAIKGKSEAQGRFKRQSGGRGQFGDVWLRVEPRQRGEGYEFDNGIVGGAVPSRFIPAVDKGIQEAMVEGVVAKYPVVDLKATLYDGSFHTVDSSEMAFKVAASMGFKKAFLEARPVLLEPIYEVDVVVPEDYMGDVMGDLSSRRGRILGMSPRGSNQVVRAEVPLAELYRYSTVLRSITHGRGSHARKFVRYEEMPREIETKVIEESKALEEE
- a CDS encoding ABC transporter permease, which translates into the protein MIRRILHLTRWELFKLRRLRMPWIILAVLVMLNQIYFWVAYTTMYDSAPADQYVVVSVPANAGEEESVIRVSCDDIEDGTVDSLLTDVPDEFREQARQEVETLRERCPEIRDQFETGRQRFANHCILPGSLANGLKSVKDTVLVLVIILAASFFGREYTLGTFRPVMSRGVRRWEFLGAKALSIALTSGAGLLILSLVVVVSSLVAALLTGEDLITADAGQWSSAAVLFGKVICILLPYIVVSLFFTVLTSSGTAGVSITLVHLLFEILTVNPLIALFSPNVGDYMLAPNVMMVSQIDFVLPANEGASVFASFVDLYLNPLLVMFAYTVVTGAAAFWLFLRRDVTGPRGE